Proteins from a genomic interval of Scomber scombrus chromosome 11, fScoSco1.1, whole genome shotgun sequence:
- the LOC133991143 gene encoding CYFIP-related Rac1 interactor B-like, which yields MGNLIKVLTRDIDNNGGNFFLDFENAQPSQSETEVWEKVNQVLTEARVILEDLQAYRGAGEEIRQAIQSPGVEGVQERAWAAVVPLVTKLKTFYEFTQKLETSLWSLLDVLTSSGSTPTQHLEQRQAMARQFAHILHFTLRFDELKMTNPAIQNDFSYYRRTISRMRINNVSANAGNEVNNELANRMSLFYASATPMLKTLSDATSKFVSDNADVPLENTTDCLSTMASVCKVMLDTPEYRTRFTSEETVLFCLRVMVGVIILYDHVHPAGAFVKTSNIDMKGCIRVLKEQPPSSVEGLLNALRYTTKHLNDETTSKQIKSMLQTN from the exons atgGGGAACCTGATCAAGGTGTTAACGAGAGACATCGACAACAATGGTGGAAACTTCTTCCTCGACTTTGAGa ACGCTCAGCCCTCGCAGTCAGAGACGGAGGTGTGGGAGAAGGTGAACCAGGTGCTGACGGAGGCTCGGGTCATTCTGGAGGACCTGCAGGCGTACAGAGGAGCCGGAGAGGAGATACGTCAG gccaTCCAGAGTCCCGGTGTAGAGGGAGTTCAGGAGAGAGCTTGGGCTGCAGTCGTTCCTCTCGTCACGAAGCTGAAAACGTTCTACGAGTTCACTCAGAAGCTCG AGACCAGCCTGTGGAGCCTCCTGGACGTCCTCACCAGCTCCGGCTCGACTCCCACTCAGCACCTGGAGCAGAGACAAGCGATGGCTCGTCAGTTCGCTCACATCCTTCACTTCACGCTGCGCTTCGACGAGCTCAag ATGACGAACCCGGCCATCCAGAACGACTTCAGTTACTATCGCCGAACCATCAGCCGCATGAGAATCAACAACGTGTCT gCCAACGCAGGGAACGAGGTCAACAACGAGCTGGCCAATCGGATGTCTCTGTTCTACGCCAGCGCCACGCCGATGCTGAAGACGTTAAGCGACGCCACGTCCAAGTTCGTCTCAGAC AACGCTGACGTCCCGCTCGAGAACACGACAGACTGTCTGAGCACGATGGCCAGCGTGTGTAAAGTGATGCTGGATACGCC ggagtATCGGACCCGTTTCACCAGTGAGGAGACGGTGTTGTTCTGCCTGCGTGTGATGGTCGGCGTCATCATCCTGTACGACCACGTTCACCCGGCCGGAGCCTTCGTTAAGACCTCCAACATAGAC ATGAAAGGATGCATCCGAGTGCTGAAGGAGCAGCCGCCCAGCAGCGTGGAGGGATTACTGAACGCTCTCAG GTACACGACCAAACATCTGAACGATGAGACTACCTCCAAGCAGATCAAAAGCATGCTGCAGACAAATTAA